Proteins encoded in a region of the Malaciobacter mytili LMG 24559 genome:
- a CDS encoding malate dehydrogenase, protein MAKGIVDLTKQNLSFEDRGQIIKLLNIKPSTMNIEVAIWEKETFIKNSTIAFAHIPKKLKAKINPLC, encoded by the coding sequence ATGGCCAAAGGCATTGTTGATTTAACTAAGCAAAATTTATCCTTTGAAGATAGAGGACAAATAATAAAACTTTTAAATATCAAACCTTCTACTATGAACATTGAAGTTGCTATTTGGGAAAAGGAAACTTTTATAAAAAATAGCACTATTGCATTTGCTCATATACCAAAGAAATTAAAGGCTAAAATAAACCCTTTATGCTAA
- a CDS encoding sirohydrochlorin cobaltochelatase: MKRFRHYNRKRAIVLACFGSVIEQQKYLDLEEKVKEAYPDCEVFTSFSSRMVIKLLKKQKKEIYKNLPQTLADVDMQGYKHVVVVSVNIYPTDEHEFLKKIVDGFKYFSMANIGITNAILTTTKDTTVYLKQLNEQVSKEDTANLYVIHGTPKLNTIGIDSINYTSSFLELIDKRNFTCSLEGSFPYFHINEAIKTKIKEKGFKKVQVVPLLLVSGNHYIKDMFEIKEDLSECFEAFIAPSLTNSESFNLLELEKTQEIILNNIKDSFKILGISHKQMTY, from the coding sequence ATGAAAAGATTTAGGCATTATAATAGAAAAAGAGCAATTGTTCTTGCTTGTTTTGGTTCAGTAATTGAACAACAAAAATATTTAGATTTAGAAGAAAAAGTAAAAGAGGCATACCCTGATTGTGAAGTTTTTACCTCTTTTTCTTCAAGAATGGTTATTAAACTATTAAAAAAACAAAAAAAAGAGATTTATAAAAATCTTCCACAAACTCTTGCAGATGTGGATATGCAAGGGTATAAACATGTGGTTGTGGTTTCTGTTAATATTTATCCAACAGATGAACATGAATTTTTAAAGAAAATTGTAGATGGTTTTAAATATTTTTCTATGGCAAATATTGGTATAACAAATGCTATTTTAACTACTACAAAAGATACCACAGTATATTTAAAACAATTAAATGAACAAGTATCAAAAGAAGATACTGCAAATTTATATGTTATTCATGGTACACCAAAATTAAATACAATAGGAATTGATTCTATTAATTATACAAGTTCTTTTTTAGAATTAATAGATAAAAGAAATTTTACATGTTCACTAGAAGGTTCTTTTCCTTATTTTCACATAAATGAAGCTATAAAAACAAAAATAAAAGAAAAAGGCTTTAAAAAAGTTCAAGTAGTTCCTTTACTTTTGGTTAGTGGAAATCATTATATAAAAGATATGTTTGAGATAAAAGAGGATTTAAGTGAATGTTTTGAAGCATTTATTGCTCCTTCTTTAACTAATAGTGAAAGTTTTAATTTATTGGAATTAGAAAAAACACAAGAAATAATACTTAATAATATAAAAGACTCTTTTAAAATATTAGGTATTAGTCATAAACAGATGACTTACTAA
- a CDS encoding ATP-binding cassette domain-containing protein, with translation MLEINNFNNFILKEVSFSLKSDENLVILGENGAGKSTLAKVLCGLISSSKVKLFNEDLNNLSELKRAKYINYIPPKFSIFDEYITLKEFLELSCIQSVNNKKIEELIKLLNLKKLQNRSCMDLSSGEKQLLLLASSILHNANITIFDELTANLDISRLKEVFEILNSDLLKQKIVITHNLDLAYALKFKVLFLKEGKIEFFGFHEEFFSNEVLKKFYNNSILKVNNHLVVNL, from the coding sequence ATGTTAGAAATAAATAATTTTAATAACTTTATATTAAAAGAGGTTTCATTTTCTTTGAAAAGTGATGAAAATCTAGTAATTTTAGGAGAAAATGGAGCAGGAAAAAGTACTTTGGCTAAAGTATTATGTGGTTTAATTAGTAGTTCAAAAGTAAAACTTTTTAATGAAGATTTAAATAATTTAAGTGAATTAAAAAGAGCTAAATATATAAATTATATACCTCCTAAGTTTTCTATTTTTGATGAGTATATCACTTTAAAAGAGTTTTTAGAACTCTCTTGTATTCAAAGTGTAAATAATAAGAAAATTGAAGAATTAATAAAGCTTTTAAATTTAAAAAAACTACAAAATAGGTCTTGTATGGATTTAAGTTCAGGAGAAAAACAACTTTTGCTTTTAGCTTCTAGTATTTTACACAATGCAAATATTACAATTTTTGATGAATTAACTGCAAATTTAGATATAAGTAGATTAAAAGAGGTTTTTGAAATATTAAATTCAGACTTATTAAAACAAAAAATTGTAATAACTCATAATCTTGATTTAGCATATGCTTTAAAATTTAAGGTTTTATTTTTAAAAGAGGGAAAAATAGAATTTTTTGGTTTTCATGAAGAGTTTTTTTCAAATGAAGTTTTAAAAAAATTTTATAATAACTCAATTTTAAAAGTTAATAATCATTTGGTGGTAAATTTATGA
- a CDS encoding FecCD family ABC transporter permease — MKISIYIASIILLLITPFLGEINLNISNILNSNSIDYKVFWDLRVPRTLLAFFVGAILSLSGLIFQIIFKNQLITPYTLGIASGTTLFTAISIIFFPTVLLSISGVLGSFVTIFVLYFISRQINKNQISVSTNTILLIGISLSYFYSSALMLAFYISNLQENYSIVRFTLGSLDTVGFIDCFVVFIASLLLYYTLNKNKTAIKLLLVSNDTAFLKGLNVQKTNLLLLVIISLCVGISISIVGPIGFIGLVVPHIIKIIYKKSADKLFFPVFFYGGIFLVLCDLIARNLNTDSALPIGVVTAFIGAPFFVYLLIKRKDK, encoded by the coding sequence ATGAAAATAAGTATTTATATTGCTTCAATAATTTTACTACTAATAACTCCTTTTTTAGGAGAGATAAATTTAAATATTTCAAATATATTAAATTCAAATAGCATTGATTATAAAGTCTTTTGGGATTTAAGAGTGCCTAGAACTCTTTTAGCTTTTTTTGTAGGAGCAATTTTATCTTTAAGTGGACTGATTTTTCAAATTATTTTTAAAAATCAGTTAATTACTCCTTATACATTAGGAATTGCTAGTGGGACTACTTTATTTACTGCAATTTCTATTATCTTTTTTCCTACTGTACTACTTTCTATTTCTGGAGTTTTAGGCTCATTTGTTACTATTTTTGTCTTATATTTTATATCAAGGCAGATAAATAAAAATCAAATATCTGTTTCTACAAATACTATTTTATTAATTGGTATTTCTTTATCTTATTTTTACTCTTCAGCTTTAATGTTAGCTTTTTATATTAGTAATTTGCAAGAGAATTACTCAATTGTAAGGTTTACTTTAGGAAGCTTAGATACGGTTGGATTTATTGATTGTTTTGTGGTTTTTATTGCTTCTTTACTTTTATATTATACTTTAAATAAAAATAAAACAGCTATAAAACTTCTTTTAGTTTCAAATGATACTGCTTTTTTAAAAGGTTTAAATGTACAAAAAACAAACCTTTTACTTTTGGTAATTATTTCTTTATGTGTAGGGATAAGTATAAGTATAGTTGGACCTATTGGTTTTATTGGGTTAGTGGTTCCTCATATTATTAAAATTATTTATAAAAAAAGTGCTGATAAACTATTTTTTCCTGTATTTTTTTATGGAGGTATTTTTTTAGTTTTATGTGATTTAATAGCAAGAAATTTAAATACGGATTCAGCCCTTCCAATTGGAGTTGTAACTGCTTTTATTGGAGCTCCATTTTTTGTATATTTATTAATAAAAAGAAAAGATAAATAA
- a CDS encoding TonB-dependent receptor plug domain-containing protein, with translation MKQKLPLSLVASFFLATTTYANYQISPITITGASKTEQTINNVTSNVEVITKEEIEERNFTTVSEALTSVSGISFTSNGSVGNTTSIFLRGMSSNRILVLVDGIRYQDPSNTSGASFENLMASDIERIEVIKGAYSGIYGSDASAGVINIITKNAKEGLNASINAEAGSYLTKKYGMTLSNKEEKYDFKISANRFLTKGFSSQIEEKKSEKDFERDGYQNTTVNLKTNYYLTSDDRVGFIYNYINSNVEYDDFNAPNAIQRAKSRTNLYSVFYTKKYKNHDIKVKYDLSKFKKSNLDATFGVNGYTGKTKILELTDTIFYNKKDFIIAGLSKEEYKVDYSQVSGSSNQDKNTNKAIFFSNTNSFDKLLLNQTLRRDSYSNFDDEVTGKVGFRYDFMEKLSLSSNYGTAYNAPNIIKILNPWGISNPNLKPEKSKGYDVTLNYKNLSLTYFNNKVEDLISWESNQYVNTSGVSRFKGIEAKYTNEIFQDTLLSLNYTHLSAKNENKEPLARRPKRQLGFSLDYYGFTKLHLNLNGSYVGTRYDKVNNSGEQTGRYTLFNSVINYELDKKTKIYLKLENLTDKFYQTIDGYATAGRSIYAGLKVDF, from the coding sequence ATGAAACAAAAATTACCTTTAAGCTTAGTAGCAAGCTTTTTTTTAGCTACAACAACCTATGCAAATTATCAAATTTCTCCAATAACTATCACAGGTGCTTCAAAAACAGAACAAACAATAAATAATGTAACTTCAAATGTAGAAGTAATTACTAAAGAAGAGATAGAAGAGAGAAATTTTACAACAGTAAGTGAAGCTTTGACTTCAGTTTCTGGTATCTCATTTACTTCAAATGGTTCAGTTGGAAATACAACAAGTATTTTTTTAAGAGGAATGTCTAGTAATAGAATCCTTGTTTTAGTAGATGGTATAAGATACCAAGACCCCTCAAATACAAGTGGAGCATCTTTTGAAAATTTAATGGCTTCAGATATTGAAAGAATAGAGGTTATTAAAGGAGCATATAGTGGAATATATGGTTCTGATGCAAGTGCAGGGGTTATAAATATTATTACAAAAAATGCTAAAGAAGGTTTAAATGCTTCAATTAATGCTGAAGCAGGAAGTTATTTAACTAAAAAATATGGTATGACTTTATCTAATAAAGAAGAAAAATATGATTTTAAAATCAGTGCAAATAGATTTTTAACTAAAGGTTTTTCATCTCAAATAGAAGAAAAAAAAAGTGAAAAAGATTTTGAAAGAGATGGTTATCAAAATACAACTGTAAATTTAAAAACAAACTACTATTTAACTTCAGATGATAGAGTAGGATTTATTTATAATTATATAAATTCAAATGTGGAGTATGATGATTTTAATGCTCCAAATGCAATACAAAGAGCAAAAAGTAGAACAAATTTATATTCAGTTTTTTATACAAAAAAATATAAAAATCATGATATTAAAGTTAAATATGACCTGTCAAAATTTAAAAAATCAAATTTAGATGCAACTTTTGGGGTTAATGGATATACTGGAAAAACTAAAATATTAGAGCTTACTGATACTATTTTTTATAATAAAAAAGATTTTATAATTGCTGGTCTTTCAAAAGAAGAGTATAAAGTAGATTATTCTCAAGTAAGTGGAAGTTCAAATCAAGATAAAAACACTAATAAAGCAATATTTTTTTCAAATACAAATAGCTTTGATAAGTTACTTTTAAATCAAACATTAAGAAGAGATAGTTATTCTAACTTTGATGATGAAGTTACAGGGAAAGTAGGATTTAGATATGATTTTATGGAAAAACTTTCTTTAAGCTCTAATTATGGAACAGCTTATAATGCTCCTAATATTATTAAGATATTAAATCCTTGGGGAATTTCAAATCCTAATTTAAAACCTGAAAAGTCAAAGGGATATGATGTAACTTTAAACTATAAAAATCTTAGTTTAACTTATTTTAATAATAAGGTTGAAGATTTAATTTCTTGGGAATCTAATCAATATGTGAATACTTCAGGGGTATCAAGATTTAAAGGTATAGAAGCAAAATATACAAATGAAATTTTTCAAGATACTTTGCTTTCTTTAAATTATACACATTTAAGTGCTAAAAATGAAAATAAAGAACCTTTAGCAAGAAGACCAAAAAGACAGCTAGGATTCTCTTTAGATTATTATGGTTTTACAAAATTACATTTAAATCTAAATGGTTCTTATGTAGGAACTAGGTATGATAAAGTAAATAATTCAGGTGAGCAAACAGGAAGATATACTTTATTTAACTCAGTTATAAATTATGAATTGGATAAAAAAACAAAAATTTATTTAAAACTTGAAAATTTAACAGATAAATTTTATCAAACTATTGATGGATATGCAACAGCTGGAAGAAGTATATATGCAGGTTTAAAGGTTGATTTTTAA
- a CDS encoding aldo/keto reductase: MEYKYIGNSGLRVTPICLGTMTFGSSTSKEEAFKIMNKAYENGINFLDTAELYPVPPKSSYEGTTEKIVGEWLKTKPRDSVILATKIAGAASGWFVPPTRHGLTAIDSFHIKRAVEGSLKRLDTDYIDLYQMHWPDTIVPIEESLKAFDELVKEGKVRYTGTSNDSAYGLTKANETSKHKNLVRFQSIQNNFSLLNPRFLDELSTVCRKENISLLPYSPIAGGVLSGKYNSGLYPEEARFTAYAQNPSVRVQAMAKRFVNEKTIEASKKYVQLAKEYGISPVTLAVAYSKHFDFVASTIIGARKVEQLDDSLKAFNFKINEELFKKIEKIQKEILYPMG; this comes from the coding sequence ATGGAATATAAATATATAGGTAATAGTGGATTAAGAGTTACTCCTATTTGTTTAGGAACTATGACATTTGGAAGCTCAACTTCAAAAGAAGAAGCTTTTAAAATAATGAATAAAGCTTATGAAAATGGGATTAATTTTTTAGATACTGCTGAGCTTTATCCTGTACCTCCAAAATCTTCTTATGAAGGTACAACTGAAAAAATTGTAGGAGAGTGGTTAAAAACAAAACCTAGAGACTCTGTAATTTTAGCAACAAAAATTGCAGGTGCAGCTTCTGGTTGGTTTGTGCCTCCTACAAGACATGGACTTACTGCAATTGATTCTTTTCATATAAAAAGAGCAGTTGAGGGTAGTTTAAAAAGATTAGATACAGATTATATTGATCTTTACCAAATGCATTGGCCAGATACAATTGTACCAATTGAAGAATCTTTAAAGGCTTTTGATGAGTTAGTTAAAGAAGGTAAGGTAAGATATACTGGTACTTCAAATGATAGTGCATATGGTCTAACAAAAGCAAATGAAACTTCAAAGCATAAAAATTTAGTTAGATTTCAATCTATTCAAAATAATTTTTCATTATTAAACCCAAGATTTTTAGATGAATTAAGTACAGTTTGTAGAAAAGAAAATATCTCTTTATTGCCGTATTCTCCCATAGCAGGAGGAGTTTTATCAGGAAAATATAATAGTGGTTTATATCCAGAAGAAGCAAGATTTACTGCCTATGCACAAAATCCTAGTGTAAGAGTTCAAGCTATGGCAAAAAGATTTGTAAATGAAAAAACAATTGAAGCTTCAAAAAAATATGTGCAATTAGCAAAAGAGTATGGTATTTCTCCTGTAACATTAGCTGTAGCTTATTCTAAACACTTTGATTTTGTTGCTTCTACAATAATTGGTGCTAGAAAGGTAGAGCAATTGGATGATTCTTTAAAAGCTTTTAATTTTAAAATTAATGAAGAATTATTTAAAAAAATAGAAAAAATTCAAAAAGAGATTCTTTATCCTATGGGATAA
- a CDS encoding phosphotransferase, with protein MGVKTKLTLKELNLLKNTHDFLFINLEETVSGISDTVYILTDNTNKKYILKIYENSTFIEVEEEINLLKSIKDLPISKPLYLYKNYKKPMVIFSFIKGFSLENITFNSLKEIALFLKQLHLKKLEFTTKKTFDLSLLITSFKQNERVEEFTKRFKLIEELKLKNNCLIHADLFPDNVKFLENKLSGVYDFSNSCLGDKNIDLAIILISWCFDKDSNFNIEKAKAFLKTYCEKITLKELKNYLLYVCLYYALKRYIFIKEKKYKEVCYKEFLLKFDKIFSLNCT; from the coding sequence ATGGGTGTAAAAACTAAACTTACATTAAAGGAATTAAATTTATTAAAAAACACCCATGATTTTTTATTTATAAATTTAGAAGAAACTGTAAGTGGTATTTCTGATACAGTTTATATTCTTACAGATAATACTAATAAAAAATATATTTTAAAAATTTATGAAAATTCAACTTTTATAGAGGTTGAAGAAGAGATAAATTTATTAAAAAGTATTAAAGACTTACCAATTTCAAAACCTTTATACCTTTATAAAAACTATAAAAAACCTATGGTGATTTTTAGCTTTATAAAAGGTTTTTCTTTAGAAAACATTACTTTTAATAGTTTAAAAGAAATTGCTTTATTTTTAAAGCAACTACATTTAAAAAAGCTAGAGTTTACAACAAAAAAAACTTTTGATTTATCTTTACTTATTACTTCATTTAAACAAAATGAAAGAGTAGAGGAGTTTACGAAACGATTTAAATTAATTGAAGAGTTAAAACTTAAAAATAATTGTTTAATTCATGCAGATTTATTTCCAGATAATGTAAAGTTTTTAGAAAATAAATTAAGTGGAGTTTATGATTTTTCTAATAGTTGTTTAGGAGATAAAAATATAGATCTTGCAATTATTTTAATCTCTTGGTGTTTTGATAAAGATAGTAACTTTAATATAGAAAAAGCAAAAGCTTTTTTAAAAACTTATTGTGAAAAAATAACTTTAAAAGAGTTAAAAAATTATCTTTTATATGTATGCTTATATTATGCACTAAAAAGATATATTTTTATAAAAGAAAAAAAGTATAAAGAGGTTTGTTATAAAGAGTTTCTTTTAAAATTTGATAAAATTTTTTCATTAAATTGTACTTAA
- a CDS encoding ABC transporter substrate-binding protein has protein sequence MKILLILVSFISFIWAERIVTLSPSINEIVFALGEGKNIVANTTYCNYPSQSKEIKKVGGYANISLEKILEVKPTLVIAQNYDQKLLENLKALNIKTLVFKTDTLDSIKNTILTLGKEFNKEKLASSLVMKINQSLKNLENIVSDKKIVIIIHPSKNLSKNIFIVGNNLYFNDIIKASNNQNAYISKNSAQPVVNIEKIIAMNPDIIILLAAFFQEDKEGLEEIKKQWKNLPINAAIKNNIYAIDKEYAGIPSHRVIYFIDDFKKILEDVRNK, from the coding sequence ATGAAAATATTACTAATCTTAGTAAGTTTTATTAGTTTTATATGGGCAGAGAGAATTGTAACTCTTTCCCCATCTATTAATGAAATAGTATTTGCTTTGGGTGAGGGTAAAAATATTGTAGCAAATACTACTTATTGCAATTATCCTAGTCAATCAAAAGAAATTAAAAAAGTTGGAGGATATGCAAATATCTCTTTAGAAAAAATATTAGAAGTTAAACCAACTTTAGTAATAGCTCAAAATTATGATCAAAAACTTTTAGAGAATTTAAAAGCTTTAAATATAAAAACTTTAGTTTTTAAAACAGATACCTTAGATTCAATAAAAAATACTATTTTAACTTTAGGAAAAGAGTTTAATAAAGAAAAATTGGCTTCTTCATTAGTTATGAAAATAAATCAAAGTTTGAAAAACTTAGAAAATATTGTTTCAGATAAAAAAATAGTCATCATAATACATCCAAGTAAAAATCTAAGCAAAAATATCTTTATTGTGGGGAATAACCTATATTTTAATGATATTATAAAAGCTTCAAATAATCAAAATGCTTATATATCAAAAAATAGTGCACAGCCAGTTGTAAATATAGAAAAAATAATAGCTATGAATCCAGATATTATTATTCTTTTGGCTGCTTTTTTTCAAGAAGATAAAGAAGGCTTAGAAGAGATAAAAAAACAATGGAAAAACCTTCCTATAAATGCAGCAATTAAAAATAATATCTATGCTATTGATAAAGAGTATGCTGGTATACCAAGCCATAGAGTTATATACTTTATAGATGATTTCAAAAAGATTTTAGAAGATGTTAGAAATAAATAA
- a CDS encoding SLAC1 anion channel family protein, translating into MSEEKIKSIPSNRLQFFPVMMFAVIMGLSGLTLVYKRASEILGINEYLYLILKTITTFIFVAVLLTYLFKFLTYTIEVKKEFNHPVRINFFAAISISFLLVSLIYKDIFIISEVLFFIGAFLHLFFTFNTLKFWINNNLEMQHSNPAWFIPIVGNLIVPVVGTTHLDSMYLMFFFSIGIFFWIIMLAIILNRIIFHSQFAPKFMPTLFILIAPPSVGLLAYYKLTHSLDFFAMILFNLGLFFTFLLFFMYKNFVKIKFFISWWAFTFPLATIALASILMYELTNKNIYEFFSFFFTFVLTIVVFIVAYNTIVHMFKKEICIME; encoded by the coding sequence ATGAGTGAAGAGAAAATAAAATCTATTCCATCAAATAGATTACAGTTCTTCCCTGTTATGATGTTTGCTGTTATTATGGGATTATCTGGGCTTACATTGGTTTATAAAAGAGCAAGTGAGATTTTAGGTATAAATGAATATTTATATCTTATTTTAAAAACAATTACTACTTTTATCTTTGTAGCTGTACTTTTAACTTATCTATTTAAGTTTTTAACATATACAATAGAAGTTAAAAAAGAGTTTAATCATCCAGTTAGAATAAACTTTTTTGCTGCAATTTCTATTTCTTTTTTATTGGTTTCTTTAATTTATAAAGATATTTTTATAATCTCTGAAGTATTATTTTTTATTGGTGCTTTTTTACATCTGTTTTTTACTTTTAATACTTTAAAGTTTTGGATAAATAATAATTTAGAAATGCAACATTCAAACCCAGCTTGGTTTATACCTATTGTTGGAAATCTTATTGTTCCTGTGGTTGGGACTACACATTTAGATAGTATGTATTTAATGTTTTTCTTTTCTATTGGTATTTTCTTTTGGATTATTATGTTAGCAATTATTTTAAATAGAATAATTTTTCATTCTCAATTTGCACCTAAATTTATGCCAACACTATTTATCCTAATAGCTCCTCCTTCAGTTGGATTATTGGCATATTATAAACTTACTCATAGTTTAGATTTTTTTGCAATGATTTTATTTAATTTAGGATTGTTTTTTACATTTTTACTATTTTTTATGTATAAAAACTTTGTAAAAATCAAGTTTTTTATTTCTTGGTGGGCTTTTACTTTTCCCCTTGCTACTATTGCTTTAGCTTCGATATTAATGTATGAATTAACAAATAAAAATATTTATGAATTCTTTTCATTCTTTTTTACTTTTGTTCTTACAATTGTAGTATTTATAGTAGCTTATAATACTATTGTGCATATGTTTAAAAAAGAAATTTGTATTATGGAATAA
- a CDS encoding energy-coupling factor ABC transporter permease codes for MHIEAGIVHGAKMVLSYGTAAVSFGIAAKLAVENIKQSGAIAMFVKTFIATILVFMFFEVFPHHPVGVSEVHLILGSTLFLIFGVAPTAFGLAFGLLIQGLFFAPFDLPQYSINVTTLLMPLFAMSYVALKIIPKNIAYKDIKYTDALKLSLMYQGGIVSWVAFWALYGQGFAVENLTSVVNFGIAYMSVVILEPFIDLAVLAGAKTLNSLKSSSYVEARLYNSAK; via the coding sequence ATGCATATTGAAGCAGGTATTGTGCATGGCGCAAAAATGGTTTTAAGTTATGGAACAGCAGCAGTTTCATTTGGTATTGCAGCAAAATTAGCAGTTGAAAATATAAAACAAAGTGGTGCTATTGCTATGTTTGTAAAAACATTTATTGCAACTATTTTAGTATTTATGTTTTTTGAAGTTTTTCCTCATCATCCTGTTGGTGTATCTGAAGTTCACCTAATCTTAGGTTCAACTCTATTTTTAATTTTTGGTGTTGCCCCTACAGCTTTTGGTTTAGCTTTTGGTTTATTAATTCAAGGGTTATTTTTTGCTCCTTTTGATTTACCACAATATAGTATAAATGTTACTACACTACTTATGCCTTTATTTGCTATGAGTTATGTGGCTTTAAAAATTATTCCAAAAAATATTGCATATAAAGATATAAAATATACTGATGCTTTAAAATTATCTTTAATGTATCAAGGGGGAATTGTATCATGGGTTGCTTTTTGGGCACTTTATGGGCAAGGTTTTGCAGTTGAGAACTTAACTTCAGTAGTTAATTTTGGTATTGCATATATGAGTGTTGTAATTTTAGAGCCATTTATTGATTTAGCAGTACTTGCTGGGGCAAAAACATTAAATAGTTTAAAATCAAGTTCTTATGTTGAAGCAAGACTTTATAATAGTGCAAAATAA
- a CDS encoding precorrin-2 C(20)-methyltransferase produces MKLYMVSLGPGDYELITVKALKALKQSDAICIPTKSADNSFVRSMTYKIVKKLMDEFGFDKPIIPMYSPMKFQKEDWQRQVDIIYNSFNEYKTLSFVTLGDSAVYSTVYYLLDLIKEQNITIYKQCEVIPGVTSFSHASAKVKKPLCVGDSSFLIRPLHKKKVPFTTVYMRPKIGMSTENIKNKNLIYTFENLNYKEEQILDYKKQKVDKYMTLFIDFLQ; encoded by the coding sequence ATGAAATTATATATGGTTTCTTTAGGTCCAGGGGATTATGAATTAATAACAGTAAAAGCTTTAAAAGCATTAAAACAAAGTGATGCTATTTGTATCCCTACAAAAAGTGCTGATAATAGCTTTGTAAGGTCAATGACTTATAAAATAGTAAAAAAATTAATGGATGAATTTGGTTTTGATAAACCTATTATTCCTATGTATTCTCCAATGAAATTTCAAAAGGAAGATTGGCAAAGACAAGTTGATATTATTTATAACTCATTTAATGAGTATAAAACTCTATCTTTTGTAACTTTAGGAGATAGTGCAGTTTATAGTACGGTTTATTATCTTTTAGATTTAATAAAAGAGCAAAACATTACTATTTATAAACAGTGTGAAGTAATCCCAGGAGTTACTTCTTTTTCCCATGCTTCTGCAAAGGTTAAAAAACCTCTTTGTGTTGGAGATAGTAGTTTTTTAATTAGACCATTACATAAGAAGAAAGTACCTTTTACCACTGTATATATGAGACCAAAAATAGGTATGAGTACAGAAAATATCAAAAATAAAAATTTGATTTATACTTTTGAGAATTTAAATTATAAAGAAGAACAAATTTTAGATTATAAAAAACAAAAAGTTGATAAATATATGACTTTATTTATTGATTTTCTCCAATAG